A stretch of Crossiella cryophila DNA encodes these proteins:
- a CDS encoding HAMP domain-containing sensor histidine kinase produces the protein MRKLRRWANAVWDVLPRPLDPVRSIKLKLGLLVIGSVTVAMAFFWWQIGWIPPRTTFTALLGALLASQLIAHGMTKPLRDMTSAAIGMAAGDYRKRVRATSKDEVGQLATAFNQMAADLGAADQQRRDLIANVSHELRTPITALRAVLENVVDGVTQPDSATMHTALAQTERLGLLVTELLDLSRIDAGALTLDKEHCALAPMLAQAVAETEVMTAVAGRGVRFTMAVDPPAAVVLADQGRLHQVLVNLLDNAARHGPPGGRVWISASAGPESVVLEVRDEGPGIPPAERDRVFERFTRGERAGGGGTGLGLAIARWVVDLHGGTISATGPETGGCRIRVTLPNLAD, from the coding sequence GTGAGAAAGCTGCGGCGGTGGGCGAACGCGGTCTGGGACGTGCTGCCCAGACCACTGGACCCGGTGCGCTCCATCAAGCTCAAGCTGGGCCTGCTGGTCATCGGGTCGGTGACGGTGGCGATGGCCTTCTTCTGGTGGCAGATCGGCTGGATCCCGCCGCGCACCACCTTCACCGCGCTGCTCGGCGCGCTGCTGGCCTCCCAGCTGATCGCGCACGGGATGACCAAACCGTTGCGGGACATGACCTCGGCCGCGATCGGCATGGCCGCCGGGGACTACCGCAAGCGGGTGCGGGCCACCTCCAAGGACGAGGTGGGCCAGCTCGCCACCGCGTTCAACCAGATGGCCGCGGACCTGGGCGCCGCCGATCAGCAGCGCCGGGACCTGATCGCGAACGTCTCGCACGAGCTGCGCACGCCGATCACCGCGTTGCGCGCGGTGCTGGAGAACGTGGTGGACGGGGTCACCCAGCCCGACTCGGCCACCATGCACACCGCGCTGGCGCAGACCGAACGCCTCGGCCTGCTGGTCACCGAACTGCTGGACCTGTCCCGGATCGACGCGGGGGCGCTCACCCTGGACAAGGAGCACTGCGCGCTGGCGCCGATGCTGGCCCAGGCGGTGGCCGAGACCGAGGTGATGACCGCGGTGGCCGGGCGCGGGGTGCGGTTCACCATGGCGGTGGACCCGCCGGCGGCCGTGGTGCTGGCCGACCAGGGCAGGCTGCACCAGGTGCTGGTGAACCTGCTGGACAACGCGGCCCGGCACGGTCCGCCCGGCGGACGGGTGTGGATCAGTGCCAGCGCCGGGCCGGAATCGGTGGTGCTGGAGGTCCGCGATGAGGGGCCGGGTATCCCGCCTGCCGAGCGGGACCGGGTGTTCGAGCGGTTCACCAGGGGGGAACGGGCCGGCGGTGGCGGGACCGGGCTGGGCCTGGCCATCGCGCGCTGGGTGGTGGATCTGCACGGCGGGACGATTTCCGCGACCGGACCGGAGACCGGGGGCTGCCGGATCCGGGTGACGTTGCCGAACTTGGCTGACTGA